A window from Aquiluna borgnonia encodes these proteins:
- a CDS encoding DUF3099 domain-containing protein — MAKRQSATSLDISPDDERKIRMRKYTIAMSVRMVCIVAGVFTTGILMWIFFALAIFLPYFAVVLANAQGGTPSQKSTEITAPKLSISQSQIRIVDDE; from the coding sequence ATGGCCAAACGGCAGAGTGCCACCTCGCTCGACATTTCCCCGGATGATGAGCGCAAGATCAGAATGCGCAAATACACCATCGCCATGAGCGTGAGGATGGTTTGCATCGTGGCTGGAGTGTTCACCACCGGCATTCTGATGTGGATCTTCTTCGCCCTGGCTATCTTCCTGCCCTACTTCGCCGTTGTTCTAGCAAATGCCCAGGGTGGAACTCCGAGCCAGAAATCAACGGAAATCACCGCCCCCAAACTTTCTATTTCCCAAAGTCAAATTCGCATCGTGGACGATGAATAA